A single genomic interval of Penicillium psychrofluorescens genome assembly, chromosome: 2 harbors:
- a CDS encoding uncharacterized protein (ID:PFLUO_003087-T1.cds;~source:funannotate), protein MASRRVHVCIVGAGIGGLAAAIAIRRAGADVTVLEAAEELGEIGAGIQMTPNVSVLLQRWGVDKVIGENLVQFEELNMRRKNGTRVGYTKIAPLERELGRPWWVVHRAHLHVGLVTVAEQLGAVIQINSRVEQIDHRANQVVVTTHQGTKYTADLCIGADGINSIVRKVLFPDVSPEPPTTNCAYRAVVPYERIRQDPIASELIQKLTMEVWMAENSYIITYPISAGNVFNLVLSHHRPEKLRTTTPDVPVEEMRAAYADYDPRIKRIVDMIPETSRWPLMVTGPLDSWSSPQKNVVMMGDAAHSMVNHMAQGAATSMEDGAFLAKCIEGVVQGKLSLREAIHIYETERMPKAYAKQQVSFLNGAIWMLPDGPLQEARDKAMEPELEGKFFIRSSNLYGDPQTVLAVYGYDAEGHATDAMAQFLQGGKEPANPVTGITPGAQRKYMDWFLPQQGRKTDEKL, encoded by the exons ATG GCTTCCCGCCGAGTGCATGTTTGTATTGTGGGTGCTGGTATTGGTGGCCTGGCAGCGGCCATTGCCATACGTCGCGCCGGGGCGGACGTAACGGTATTGGAGGCAGCCGAAGAACTGGGCGAG ATTGGAGCCGGGATCCAGATGACACCTAATGTCTCGGTGCTGCTGCAACGATGGGGTGTCGACAAGGTGATCGGGGAGAACCTCGTGCAGTTCGAGGAGCTAAACATGCGACGCAAAAACGGCACCCGCGTCGGATACACCAAGATTGCCCCGTTGGAGAGGGAGCTGGGACGACCGTGGTGGGTGGTCCATCGTGCACATCTCCATGTGGGCCTGGTGACGGTGGCCGAGCAGCTGGGTGCTGTTATCCAAATCAACTCGCGCGTCGAGCAGATTGACCATCGAGCGAATCAAGTGGTGGTAACGACGCACCAGGGCACCAAATACACGGCCGACCTCTGTATCGGCGCCGACGGCATCAACAGTATCGTGCGCAAGGTTCTCTTCCCCGACGTGAGCCCAGAGCCACCGACAACCAACTGCGCCTACCGCGCAGTGGTCCCATATGAGCGCATTCGCCAGGATCCCATTGCCAGCGAGctcatccagaagctgaCCATGGAGGTCTGGATGGCGGAAAACTCGTACATCATCACCTATCCGATCTCTGCGGGCAACGTGTTCAACCTGGTGCTTTCTCATCATCGCCCTGAGAAACTTCGCACGACCACACCAGACGTGCCTGTTGAGGAAATGCGAGCAGCGTATGCGGACTACGATCCGCGGATCAAGCGTATCGTCGATATGATCCCCGAGACG AGCCGCTGGCCGTTGATGGTCACCGGGCCGTTGGACTCGTGGTCCTCGCCCCAGAAGAacgtggtgatgatgggcGACGCGGCACATTCCATGGTCAACCATATGGCACAGGGAGCAGCCACCTCGATGGAGGATGGGGCCTTCCTGGCCAAGTGCATCGAGGGAGTCGTGCAGGGCAAGCTCAGCCTGCGGGAGGCCATCCACATCTATGAAACGGAGCGCATGCCCAAAGCATATGCCAAACAGCAGGTGTCTTTCCTCAATGGAGCTATCTGGATGTTGCCAGACGGACCGCTGCAAGAGGCGCGCGACAAAGCGATGGAGCCGGAATTAGAAGGGAAATTTTTCATACGTAGCAGTAACCTTTATGGAGACCCCCAGACAGTGCTGGCAGTCTATGGATACGACGCCGAAGGGCACGCAACGGACGCAATGGCGCAATTCCTCCAGGGAGGCAAAGAACCGGCAAATCCAGTCACCGGCATCACACCTGGGGCGCAGCGCAAGTACATGGACTGGTTTCTGCCGCAACAGGGCCGGAAGACCGACGAGAAGCTGTAA
- a CDS encoding uncharacterized protein (ID:PFLUO_003085-T1.cds;~source:funannotate): protein MYNTHRGMVPAPNSRLTELLDQLRQEFESQSRNTGEFEHQFALWNFHAILNSSSLTGQLQEMEMIRQKVYQLEQAQIKMKQDYESEIRLLRHELESRGVQPIPSHMGASAQHTGPAQAPPPALGHGPSNLFGGIMANQGGSGPGLAPPHSQDQQRPPQHTLQQPAPAAQPGAPQHSQSSFGGYQPGPAVNGYGPPPPPTASPGPGKGRGRAPPGPATPQQTHQLAYPDPRASPQIARPTPPGQSLVRERPGNMLANWNLDDLPPTQKREGADWFAVFNPEVPRVLDVELVHHLVHDSVVCCVRFSRDGKYLATGCNRSAQIFDVSTGQNVATLQDENVDKDGDLYIRSVCFSPDGKYLATGAEDKQIRVWDIAARTIKHIFTGHEQDIYSLDFAGNGRYIASGSGDKTVRLWDILDGKLVYTLSIEDGVTTVAMSPDGHYVAAGSLDKSVRVWDTTTGYLVERLENPDGHKDSVYSVAFAPNGRDLVSGSLDKTIKLWELNVPRNVHHGGSKGGKCLRTFEGHKDFVLSVCLTPDGQWVMSGSKDRGVQFWDPMTGNAQMMLQGHKNSVISVAPSPTNNLFATGSGDMRARIWRYSSYTGR from the exons ATGTACAACACTCATCGCGGGATGGTGCCCGCCCCCAACTCCCGCCTGACGGAGTTGctggaccagctgcgccagGAGTTTGAGAGCCAGTCGCGGAACACTGGTGAGTTTGAACATCAGT TCGCTTTGTGGAACTTCCATGCCATTTTGAATTCGAGCtcct TGACTGGACAACTCCaggaaatggagatgatccGTCAGAAGGTCTACcagctggagcaggcgcAGATCAAGATGAAACAGGA TTACGAGAGCGAAATCCGACTGTTGCGACATGAACTCGAGTCCCGCGGTGTCCAACCCATCCCTTCGCACATGGGCGCTTCGGCGCAGCACACGGGTCCTGCTCAGGCTCCCCCACCTGCCCTGGGCCATGGTCCTAGCAACTTGTTCGGTGGCATCATGGCCAACCAAGGAGGTAGTGGTCCCGGTCTTGCCCCTCCCCACTCCCAGGATCAGCAGCGGCCTCCCCAGCATACCCTTCAACAGCCTGCCCCAGCTGCCCAGCCTGGTGCGCCGCAGCATTCGCAGAGCTCTTTTGGGGGATATCAACCTGGCCCTGCTGTGAATG GCTATGGACCTCCCCCCCCGCCCACCGCATCTCCTGGCCCGGGTAAGGGTCGCGGCCGCGCACCCCCGGGACCGGCAACCCCCCAGCAGACGCACCAACTTGCCTATCCTGACCCCCGTGCCTCGCCGCAGATTGCCCGCCCGACGCCTCCGGGCCAGTCTCTGGTGCGCGAGCGGCCCGGTAACATGCTGGCGAACTGGAACCTCGATGATCTGCCCCCGACTCAGAAGCGTGAGGGTGCCGATTGGTTTGCCGTATTTAACCCCGAAGTGCCGCGCGTGCTCGACGTGGAGTTGGTGCACCACCTGGTCCACGACAGCGTCGTGTGCTGCGTTCGTTTCAGTCGCGATGGCAAGTATCTGGCGACGGGCTGCAATCGCTCTGCGCAGATCTTCGACGTGAGCACCGGCCAGAATGTGGCCACGCTCCAGGATGAGAACGTCGACAAGGATGGTGACCTTTACATTCGCAGTGTCTGCTTCAGTCCGGACGGAAAGTACCTCGCGACCGGCGCTGAGGACAAGCAGATCCGG GTTTGGGATATCGCTGCGCGCACTATCAAGCACATCTTCACTGGTCATGAGCAAGATATCTACTCCCTTGACTTCGCCGGCAACGGCCGCTACATCGCCTCTGGTAGTGGGGACAAGACGGTGCGCCTGTGGgacatcctcgacggcaaGCTCGTCTACACCCTCAGCATTGAGGATGGCGTCACCACGGTGGCGATGTCTCCCGACGGTCACTACGTGGCGGCCGGTTCGCTGGACAAGAGCGTTCGCGTGTGGGACACCACGACTGGCTACTTGGTGGAGCGTCTGGAGAACCCAGATGGCCACAAGGATAGCGTGTACTCGGTCGCGTTCGCCCCCAATGGCCGCGACCTGGTCAGCGGCAGTCTGGACAAGACAATCAAGCTCTGGGAGCTCAATGTCCCGCGCAACGTCCATCACGGCGGCTCCAAGGGCGGCAAGTGTCTGCGGACCTTCGAGGGTCACAAG GACTTTGTGCTCAGTGTGTGTCTGACACCGGACGGCCAGTGGGTCATGAGTGGCTCAAAGGACCGGGGGGTCCAGTTCTGGGATCCGATGACCGGGAACGCCCAGATGATGCTGCAGGGCCACAAGAACTCCG TTATTTCGGTTGCGCCCAGCCCCACGAACAACCTGTTCGCAACTGGCAGCGGCGACATGCGCGCTCGGATCTGGAG ATATTCTTCATACACTGGACGGTAA
- a CDS encoding uncharacterized protein (ID:PFLUO_003088-T1.cds;~source:funannotate): MTGSSEPPQKRRRSQLACNSCRHRKSRCNGGRPCAQCKDLGCECKYQDVGASSNLTAEKSYFARLESRIQEIESSIRRLEKNQTSSNDNRSEGPTESLRPRTSTLDQDTEPPAVKPDVPSNTQDRTEFGEVDMSENAIDGMGAINFTDEEDCGFFGPSSNIAFMRHISRAIARVNVHSSPVLSKSPPFQTGGGMLNISWSRPDNDAKGQMQTPKNEVNIFGLPPEERTWSLIQKYFEKTGQLLPFIHEASFCETYFQMRQDNFKRVRRTWLGLLNIVLAIATSLHTEGDMPAEKRIQESDIYFQRANGLCDRDSKRNASLEMVQYLLILGQYLQGTQKSVQAWTTHGLAVSAAFQLGLHSPEANRRFSPLESEIRKRTWYGCILLDRTLSMTFGRPCTIPESYVKLDMPLKDMQVLSPAPKSETYQQLDGWFFTAAIKLYVVLFNVLDTCYCQNLGFEHPLTTADAIPQILEGERQLEEWRFQTVPALGIRLWHQPILADDLAQMDLESTIRHRFGIVLSVRYHNLRILLYRKFLEGFLDAYSLNKPLAPENKLVQQMGLTGMQNCIESATSIIQTVHTITASKGWRRGLLGAWNFSLYYTFNAGLTIFGALLVSSKESRHDPSQWCAVEQSRPYVDMAAEALRRLDSGNQVIERCVEYLAQLSMILKATNGTGTGAGTGISESSIYGAGVPLQAPMYAPDLVLQQHGTGHQPTMWSNNMDLGEFMMDNDLDFLGRLFNFNHEGAGI, translated from the exons ATGACTGGGTCTTCTGAGCCACCGCAAAAGCGTCGGCGCTCGCAGTTAGCCTGTAATTCGTGCCGCCATCGGAAATCACGA TGTAACGGAGGCCGCCCCTGCGCCCAGTGCAAGGACTTGGGCTGCGAGTGCAAGTACCAAGATGTGGGAGCCTCGTCTAATCTGACTGCTGAGAAAAG CTACTTTGCTCGCTTGGAGAGTCGCATTCAGGAGATTGAATCCTCTATTCGAAGGCTGGAAAAAAATCAAACCTCTAGCAATGATAATAGATCGGAGGGCCCCACCGAATCGTTGCGGCCCAGAACCAGCACTCTCGATCAAGATACAGAGCCGCCCGCCGTCAAGCCTGATGTTCCTTCCAACACTCAAGATCGAACCGAGTTTGGTGAGGTTGACATGTCGGAGAACGCAATTGATGGAATGGGTGCTATAAACTTCACtgacgaggaggattgcGGGTTCTTTG GCCCATCTTCAAACATTGCCTTTATGCGTCACATCTCTCGTGCTATTGCTCGAGTAAATGTACACAGCTCACCTGTGTTGTCCAAATCGCCTCCTTTCCAGACCGGGGGAGGAATGCTCAACATCTCCTGGTCTCGGCCCGACAATGACGCCAAAGGTCAAATGCAGACACCGAAGAACGAAGTCAACATTTTTGGCTTGCCACCAGAGGAACGCACTTGGAGCTTGATCCAAAAGTATTTCGAGAAGACGGGCCAGCTGCTCCCGTTCATTCACGAAGCGTCGTTTTGCGAGACCTACTTCCAGATGAGACAGGATAATTTCAAAAGAGTCCGCAGGACatggcttggtcttcttaATATTGTGCTGGCGATCGCAACGAGTCTTCACACTGAGGGTGATATGCCTGCCGAGAAACGCATCCAGGAATCTGACATTTATTTCCAAAGAGCCAACGGTCTATGTGACCGCGACTCTAAACGGAATGCAAGCCTGGAGATGG TTCAATATCTGTTGATTCTTGGCCAATATCTTCAAGGAACTCAGAAGTCAGTCCAAGCATGGACAACTCATGGACTTGCTGTCTCGGCTGCTTTTCAGCTTGGTCTACACTCTCCGGAAGCCAATCGGCGCTTCTCGCCGCTGGAAAGCGAAATCCGCAAGCGGACTTGGTATGGATGTATTCTTCTGGACAG AACCCTGAGTATGACGTTTGGCCGGCCTTGCACCATCCCCGAGAGCTACGTGAAGCTTGATATGCCTTTGAAAGACATGCAGGTGCTCAGCCCTGCCCCCAAGTCCGAGACATACCAGCAACTTGACGGCTGGTTCTTTACGGCAGCGAT TAAGCTATATGTAGTCCTGTTCAACGTCCTCGACACATGTTACTGCCAAAACCTTGGATTCGAGCATCCCCTCACGACGGCAGATGCCATACCCCAGATCCTAGAAGGCGAGAGGCAGCTAGAAGAATGGCGATTCCAGACGGTGCCTGCTCTCGGCATTCGACTATGGCACCAACCCATTTTAGCGGATGACTTGGCccagatggatctggagTCGACTATCCGCCATCGATTCGGCATCGTGCTTTCAGTACGCTACCACAATCTGCGTATCCTCCTATACCGCAAGTTCCTGGAGGGGTTCCTAGACGCGTACAGCCTAAACAAACCTCTTGCTCCAGAGAATAAGCTCGTCCAGCAGATGGGTCTTACTGGCATGCAGAACTGCATTGAATCCGCGACGTCCATCATCCAAACCGTGCATACAATCACGGCGTCGAAAGGCTGGCGCCGTGGTCTCCTCGGTGCTTGGAACTTTTCCCTTTACTACA CGTTCAACGCCGGCCTTACCATATTCGGTGCCCTGCTTGTCTCATCCAAGGAGAGCCGCCATGACCCCTCGCAGTGGTGTGCGGTCGAGCAGTCTCGCCCATATGTCGACATGGCTGCGGAAGCGCTCCGGCGTTTGGACTCGGGGAATCAAGTCATCGAGCGCTGTGTCGAGTATTTGGCCCAACTATCCATGATCCTCAAAGCCACCA ATGGCACTGGTACCGGCGCTGGGACAGGCATCAGCGAGTCTAGCATTTACGGCGCTGGCGTGCCGCTGCAGGCGCCCATGTATGCCCCGGATCTGGTCTTGCAGCAGCATGGCACAGGACACCAGCCCACGATGTGGTCGAACAATATGGATTTGGGTGAGTTTATGATGGATAATGATTTGGATTTTTTGGGCCGGTTGTTCAATTTCAATCATGAGGGAGCGGGAATATGA
- a CDS encoding uncharacterized protein (ID:PFLUO_003090-T1.cds;~source:funannotate): MSQSRPGLFPSLRMGEVIREKVQDGLTGESKEISYTQCKIVGNGSFGVVFQTKMSPSGEDAAIKRVLQDKRFKNRELQIMRIVRHPNIVELKAFYYSNGDRKDEVYLNLVLEYVPETVYRASRYFNKLKTTMPMLEVKLYIYQLFRSLAYIHSQGICHRDIKPQNLLLDPNTGVLKLCDFGSAKILIENEPNVSYICSRYYRAPELIFGATNYTTKIDVWSTGCVMAELMLGQPLFPGESGIDQLVEIIKVLGTPTREQIRTMNPNYMEHKFPQIKPHPFNKVFRKAPPEAIDLISALLEYTPTQRLSAIEAMCHPFFDELRDPSTRLPDSRHHNNPAKEMPTLFDFSRHELSIAPSLNNQLVPAHVRPALEAQGLDIDNFKPLTKEEMMARLD, translated from the exons ATGTCACAGAGTCGGCCTGGGTTGTTTCCGAGTCTGCGCATGGGTG AGGTCATCCGCGAGAAGGTCCAAGATGGACTGACGGGGGAATCCAAGGAAATCTCGTACACACAATGCAAGATTGTGGGCAATGGTTCGTTTGGTGTGGTGTTCCAGACCAAGATGTCCcccagcggcgaggacgCAGCCATCAAACGAGTCCTGCAGGATAAGCGGTTTAAG AATCGTGAGCTGCAGATTATGCGGATCGTGCGACACCCCAACATCGTCGAGCTCAAGGCCTTTTACTACTCCAACGGCGACCGG AAAGATGAAGTGTACTTGAACCTCGTTTTGGAGTACGTCCCGGAGACGGTGTATCGCGCATCGCGGTACTTCAACAAGCTCAAGACAACAATGCCGATGCTGGAGGTCAAGCTGTACATCTACCAGCTGTTCCGGTCGCTGGCGTACATTCACTCGCAAGGGATATGCCATCGGGACATCAAGCCGCAGAATCTGCTCCTGGACCCCAACACGGGTGTCCTGAAACTCTGCGACTTCGGGTCTGCTAAGATCCTGATCGAAAATGAACCCAACGTCTCCTACATCTGTTCCCGCTACTACCGCGCGCCCGAGTTGATCTTTGGCGCGACCAACTACACAACCAAGATCG ATGTTTGGTCGACCGGCTGTGTGATGGCCGAGCTGATGCTCGGACAACCCCTCTTCCCTGGTGAATCGggcattgaccagctggTGGAAATCATCAAGGTTCTCGGAACCCCAACGCGCGAGCAAATCCGGACTATGAACCCCAACTACATGGAGCACAAGTTCCCGCAGATCAAGCCGCATCCCTTCAACAAGGTGTTCCGCAAGGCGCCCCCAGAGGCCATCGATCTCATCTCCGCCCTCTTGGAATATACGCCTACGCAACGCCTGTCGGCTATTGAAGCCATGTGCCACCCCTTCTTCGATGAGCTTCGGGACCCCAGCACTCGGCTACCGGATTCGCGTCACCACAACAACCCGGCCAAGGAGATGCCCACGCTCTTCGATTTCTCGCGACATG AGCTGTCGATCGCGCCCTCGCTGAACAACCAATTGGTTCCCGCTCACGTACGGCCGGCTCTTGAGGCCCAAGGGCTCGATATCGACAACTTCAAGCCTCTGACaaaggaggagatgatggcacGCCTCGATTGA
- a CDS encoding uncharacterized protein (ID:PFLUO_003089-T1.cds;~source:funannotate): protein MADYDRRPYDRPRGGGRKRRYRDDDDDDHRPQRRRYEEPLVVQVRRQLLTLAESAARRVEDDVQGIAKTVVDNYDDEELRETFTNISIDLVLEQPMKIPFVATTVLCAHDLKPELGTEVINKAGDALQKYIGSGSWREVKLLLRFLGVLQPAFEGEGIFPLLEELFSRAVDLQTASSEDLLGLELVKIILFTIPFVMLSPASGFDSQASALLEKTDVIASTPHPLVDLVNTFGPEDNQSPAGQSVISLLQTQLQGEASRGWELTCLPRPWKHLRDDETGEPRLLENVPKIAFPHVTVPNPVKNGARTLFPEVYLSVYADQEVDTVPSPSDIASSLLRDALVDTINLLSFNRVATAKFLIDVDCYFPPHIFVKRATPFDRMRELAPEDRAWKPEDVAVDAVFSQLFQLPAPEHKLVYYHSLLTECCKIAPAAIAPSLGRAIRFLYSSVETMDLELTYRFLDWFAHHLSNFGFTWKWSEWVDDLDLPIVHPKMAFIHGALDKEIRLSFAQRIKGTLPKAYQSLISEGKEKDTPEFKYLAEMTPYSKEGQEIMQLIRKKASDEEIQPIIVSIEEQAKDLGVEDPKVPSTDALVTSICFVGSKSLSHVLSCIERNKERLLFIGQESPRARCQIITSVMEYWTDQPGIAINIVDKLLNYTILSPLSVLEWALSESMEAGTILAKTHIFEIITATVGKVTNRMRQIVAARTQPTLYEPQLSVLDETLSRERSDMQALFKFIEDSIVSVAAGSNDEQMERGDGSGDLPEDAIIRQWGRRWLRVFRRKAAVEDSFITDALANATAVGTVAPPSAESDMPDAPADAGADGDLDVADA from the exons ATGGCTGACTACGACCGTCGACCCTATGACCGCCCAAGAGGGGGTGGCCGCAAAAGGCGCTACAGAG acgacgatgacgatgatcACCGTCCTCAGCGACGCAGATATGAGGAGCCGCTCGTGGTTCAGGTCCGGCGACAACTGCTCACCCTCGCCGAATCG GCTGCGCGACGAGTGGAGGACGATGTGCAGGGGATCGCGAAGACCGTGGTGGACAACtatgacgacgaggagctgcgcgaaACCTTTAccaacatctccattgaCCT TGTCCTTGAGCAACCGATGAAGATTCCTTTCGTCGCCACGACGGTCTTGTGTGCACACGACCTGAAACCCGAGCTTGGAACGGAGGTCATCAACAAGGCCGGTGATGCCCTGCAAAAGTACATTGGTTCGGGATCGTGGCGTGAGGTCAAGCTTCTCCTTCGTTTTCTGGGTGTCCTGCAGCCTGCATTTGAGGGAGAGGGTATCTTCCCGCTGCTAGAGGAGCTGTTCTCTCGTGCGGTGGATCTCCAGACGGCGTCTTCGGAAGAT CTTCTTGGACTGGAGCTTGTGAAGATCATCCTCTTCACGATCCCTTTCGTGATGTTGTCCCCCGCTTCGGGCTTCGACTCTCAGGCTTCTGCGCTTCTGGAGAAAACGGATGTCATTGCTTCCACTCCGCATCCCCTCGTGGATCTAGTGAATACCTTTGGCCCGGAAGATAACCAATCACCCGCTGGTCAAAGTGTCATCAGCCTGCTCCAGACTCAGCTTCAAGGTGAGGCCAGTCGGGGTTGGGAGCTCACCTGTCTTCCCCGGCCCTGGAAGCATCTGCGTGATGATGAGACTGGTGAACCCAGATTGCTTGAGAATGTGCCAAAGATTGCCTTTCCCCATGTTACGGTTCCTAACCCGGTGAAGAATGGAGCGCGGACTCTTTTCCCGGAGGTCTATCTCTCCGTCTACGCGGACCAAGAGGTGGACACTGTCCCTTCCCCTTCGGACATCGCTTCGTCACTCTTGAGAGACGCGCTGGTCGATaccatcaatctcctcagCTTCAATCGGGTTGCTACGGCCAAGTTCCTCATCGATGTGGATTGCTACTTTCCGCCCCATATCTTTGTGAAACGTGCGACGCCTTTCGATCGGATGCGTGAACTGGCGCCGGAAGACCGAGCGTGGAAACCCGAGGACGTGGCTGTGGATGCGGTCTTCTCTCAGTTGTTCCAGCTGCCTGCTCCGGAGCACAAGCTCGTCTACTATCACTCCTTGCTCACCGAATGCTGCAAAATTGCTCCGGCGGCAATTGCGCCCAGCTTGGGTCGTGCAATCCGATTCCTGTATAGCAGCGTGGAGACGATGGATTTGGAACTCACCTATCGTTTCTTGGATTGGTTCGCCCATCATCTTAGCAACTTCGGCTTCACGTGGAAATGGAGCGAATG GGTCGACGATCTTGATCTGCCAATTGTTCACCCGAAGATGGCTTTTATCCACGGTGCTCTGGACAAAGAAATTCGTCTTAGCTTCGCGCAACGAATCAAGGGTACCCTTCCGAAGGCGTATCAGTCCTTGATTTCAgagggcaaggagaaagatACACCTGAATTCAAGTATCTCGCTGAGA TGACGCCCTATTCCAAGGAAGGGCAAGAGATCATGCAGCTCATCCGCAAGAAAGCTAGTGACGAGGAAATCCAGCCTATCATTGTATCCATCGAAGAGCAGGCCAAGGATTTGGGGGTGGAAGACCCCAAAGTTCCGTCAACAGATGCTTTGGTGACATCGATCTGCTTCGTCGGGTCTAAGTCGCTGTCGCACGTCCTGTCGTGCATTGAACGAAACAAGGAACGCCTCTTATTCATCGGCCAGGAGTCACCACGTGCACGCTGCCAGATCATAACCTCTGTCATGGAGTACTGGACAGACCAGCCCGGCATTGCCATCAATATCGTCGACAAGCTGCTCAACTACACCATCCTCAGCCCTCTTTCTGTCCTGGAATGGGCTCTCTCCGAGTCCATGGAAGCCGGCACTATCCTCGCAAAGACTCACATCTTTGAAATAATTACCGCCACCGTCGGCAAGGTCACCAATCGCATGCGCCAGATTGTTGCTGCTCGCACCCAGCCTACCCTGTACGAGCCCCAGCTCAGTGTTCTGGATGAGACCCTCTCCCGCGAGCGTTCCGACATGCAGGCTCTCTTCAAATTCATTGAGGACTCCATTGTCTCTGTTGCGGCCGGCAGTAACGACGAGCAAATGGAGcgcggcgacggcagcggCGATCTGCCTGAGGACGCTATAATCCGCCAATGGGGCCGCCGCTGGCTCCGTGTCTTCCGCCGCAAGGCCGCTGTCGAGGACTCTTTCATTACCGATGCCCTGGCTAACGCTACCGCCGTCGGCACTGTCGCTCCGCCTTCTGCGGAATCTGACATGCCGGATGCCCCGGCTGATGCGGGTGCCGATGGCGATCTCGACGTTGCTGATGCTTAA
- a CDS encoding uncharacterized protein (ID:PFLUO_003086-T1.cds;~source:funannotate) — protein sequence MDIVLELWDTFIGDRLYSTLVPASLSSSISLPAFANAANSSLALFGASEPFFYEPATQLLHLEPSKYAYLSAWPRNNAYRQFTSFFLITWLFGLLVYFVVATLSYLFVWDKETPKHPKFLKNQISMEIKQAMSAMPPMALLTAPFFLLEVRGYAKLYDTVADEPFPFYSILQFPFFICFTDFFIYWIHRGLHHPRVYKTLHKPHHKWIMPSPFASHAFHPLDGWAQSIPYHVFPFLFPLQKLAYVFLFGFINLWTVFIHDGEYVSNSPVVNGAACHTMHHLYFNYNYGQFTTLWDRMGGSYRKPNEELFRRETKMGQQEWQRQSKEMETILKDVEGDDDRSYMTSAEAKKIL from the exons ATGGATATTGTCCTCGAACTCTGGGACACCTTCATTGGTGATCGTCTCTATTCGACTCTGGTGCCGGCCTCgctctcctcgtccatctcgcTTCCTGCTTTTGCCAATGCCGCCAACAGCTCGCTCGCCCTGTTTGGCGCCTCCGAGCCCTTTTTCTATGAGCCGGCCACACaactcctccacctcgaGCCGTCGAAATATGCCTATCTCAGCGCATGGCCGCGGAATAATGCCTACCGCCAGTTCACCAGTTTCTTCCTAATCACTTG GCTATTCGGATTGCTGGTATACTTCGTGGTTGCAACGCTGTCGTACCTCTTCGTGTGGGATAAGGAGACTCCCAAGCACCCCAAGTTCCTCAAGAACCAGATTTCCATGGAGATCAAACAGGCCATGTCGGCCATGCCCCCGATGGCGCTGCTGACCGCgcccttctttctcctggAAGTCCGCGGGTACGCCAAGCTCTATGACACCGTCGCAGACGAGCCGTTCCCCTTCTACAGCATCCTGCAATTTCcattcttcatctgcttcaccGATTTCTTCATCTACTGGATCCACCGGGGTCTGCACCACCCTCGCGTCTACAAGACCCTGCACAAGCCTCACCACAAGTGGATCATGCCCAGCCCATTTGCCTCTCATGCGTTCCATCCCTTGGACGGCTGGGCCCAGAGCATCCCCTATCACGTTTTCCCGTTTCTCTTTccgctgcagaagctggcCTATGTCTTCCTGTTTGGCTTTATCAACCTCTGGACCGTCTTCATTCATGACGGAGAGTATGTGTCCAACAGCCCGGTTGTGAACGGCGCTGCCTGCCACACGATGCACCACCTGTACTTCAACTACAACTATGGCCAGTTCACCACGCTATGGGATCGCATGGGTGGCAGCTACCGCAAGCCCAATGAAGAGCTCTTCCGACGCGAGACCAAGATGGGCCAGCAGGAATGGCAACGACAGTCCAAGGAGATGGAAACCATCCTCAAGGACGtggagggcgatgatgaccGCAGTTACATGACTTCGGCCGAGGCGAAGAAAATTTTGTGA